One stretch of Zingiber officinale cultivar Zhangliang chromosome 6B, Zo_v1.1, whole genome shotgun sequence DNA includes these proteins:
- the LOC121991714 gene encoding serine-threonine kinase receptor-associated protein-like: MDKKKVAVPLVCHGHSRPVVDLFYSPVTPDGFFLISASKDANPMLRNGETGDWIGTFEGHKGAVWSCGLDTNALHAATGSADFSAKVWDALTGNELHSFEHKHIVRACAFSEDTHLLLTGGIEKILRTFDLNRPDAPPREIDKSPGSVRTVAWLHSDQTILSSCTDMGGVRLWDTRSGKIVQTLETKSPVTSAEVSQDGRYITTADGSTVKFWDANHFGLIKSYDMPCTVESASLEPKYGNKFVVGGEDMWIRVFDFHTGEEIVCNKGHHGPVHCVRFSPGGESYASGSEDGTIRIWQMGPAVADDHDAYSANTSPGKQKVGADDVARKIEGFHITKDELKE, translated from the exons ATGGACAAGAAGAAGGTGGCAGTTCCTCTTGTGTGCCATGGGCATTCGCGACCCGTCGTGGATTTGTTCTACAGCCCTGTTACCCCGGATGGATTCTTCCTGATCAGTGCAAGCAAGG ATGCAAATCCAATGCTTAGAAATGGTGAGACTGGAGATTGGATTGGAACATTTGAAGGACACAAAGGTGCAGTTTGGAGTTGCGGCCTTGATACCAATGCTTTGCATGCAGCTACTGGATCAGCTGATTTTTCTGC GAAAGTATGGGATGCTTTAACTGGGAATGAATTGCATTCATTTGAACATAAACACATTGTCCGAGCGTGTGCCTTCTCTGAG GATACACACCTTCTGTTGACTGGAGGAATTGAAAAGATACTACGGACATTTGATTTGAATCGTCCAGATGCACCTCCAAGAGAAATTGATAAATCACCTGGTTCAGTCAGGACAGTTGCTTGGCTTCATAGTGACCAAACGATACTTAGTTCTTGCACTGATATGGGAGGTGTGAG ATTATGGGACACCAGAAGTGGAAAAATTGTGCAAACACTTGAAACCAAGTCACCTGTTACTAGTGCTGAAGTTAGTCAAGATGGTCGATATATCACGACTGCTGATGGCTCAACTGTCAAATTCTGGGATGCAAATCA ttttgggcTTATAAAAAGCTACGACATGCCATGCACTGTGGAATCTGCTTCACTTGAGCCCAAATATGGAAACAAATTTGTTGTTGGAGGAGAAGATATGTGGATTCGTGTCTTTGATTTCCATACGGGTGAAGAAATCG TCTGTAACAAGGGTCACCATGGTCCAGTTCACTGTGTGCGCTTCTCTCCTGGTGGCGAATCATATGCCTCTGGGTCCGAGGACGGCACCATCAGAATTTGGCAGATGGGTCCGGCCGTGGCTGACGATCATGATGCTTACAGCGCAAACACGTCTCCTGGGAAACAAAAGGTTGGTGCTGATGACGTCGCTCGTAAGATCGAGGGTTTTCACATCACCAAGGATGAACTGAAGGAATAG
- the LOC121989868 gene encoding EG45-like domain containing protein, with product MSKLSSFLSPCLLVLFLFLRRCIADVGTAAFYAPPYIPTVCYGEETGEFPPGNLFAAAGEAIWDGGAACGRFYMVRCLSSASPRACVAGGSVRVKIVDQGSALGSPPSKNGTTMVLSLEAYRRIASLRAASVNIEFMESDL from the exons ATGTCCAAGCTTTCAAGCTTCCTCTCGCCGTGTCTCTTGGTTTTGTTTCTGTTCCTCCGGCGATGCATCGCCGACGTCGGCACCGCCGCCTTCTACGCCCCGCCGTACATCC CGACGGTTTGCTACGGCGAGGAAACCGGCGAGTTCCCTCCGGGCAACCTCTTTGCGGCTGCCGGGGAGGCGATATGGGACGGCGGCGCAGCCTGCGGGAGGTTCTACATGGTCAGGTGCCTCAGCTCGGCGTCGCCGAGggcgtgcgtcgccggcggctctGTCAGGGTGAAGATCGTCGATCAGGGGAGCGCGCTCGGGTCGCCGCCGTCGAAGAACGGCACGACGATGGTGCTGTCTTTGGAGGCGTACCGGAGGATAGCCAGCCTCAGGGCTGCTTCTGTGAACATCGAATTCATGGAGTCAGacctttaa
- the LOC121991713 gene encoding uncharacterized protein LOC121991713 encodes MDMDSPEATNISAPGSDPSPPIKESPFSSYVNTLSPFQYSNLEHGLQAYEDLSFPSPQPVFTSPHISLPRKDTARSFLSLPLVTSESVVQLSSRIHEGDGNPSSKDENSGDSSSFVDTLLEDPLDNFDKASCKFSSQAKEMTQIVHEICTNANVNTMESSKNDFAYLNSATSASALVDESIDDAVGRSDPSNLNSEVIVVLQRPLIDSNSTLELNDQTCEYHTQKTSDHKTTEQFTSSDVEKVFSGTEAYFPIEPSLTDGETKSVDAVEITNKISLDGQPVSIINNNPTDSIHSLLAPTTGEKAEVDMVDQDLNTTTKLTGVRSQGFSQVSDELHSTPQSFELIQDFQDVIKDPDVSQDKIIPSADNQIPYDEDIAQLQRGMRKRLQFEAIKNTACQEPNQNFTYDLSGVEPSDVAAHMLTSNASHAEPFETCGMKQGSHSDTQSFMPDLMVKPVGSSSLLDPRPSRIGLHLNSIGSIGMVAQLMGKDSCLEESSFLGSNDQLSQGSDMESVSTGLVGQHTVALTANVLNPFLECASEDTGANDIENHVLELPTSSHQTPQYAKTVQFSMQSKLAEQYITPRNLKRPLSKDDDKFDNSSQSSSRKKRRKPSEIEGQKRCSCKRSKCLKLYCDCFAAGIFCTEVCGCQQCTNKPENEDAIHEAKHQIESRNPLAFAPKVVLCVSDPLKDSEETMGATPNSARHKRGCNCKKSLCLKKYCECYQTGVGCSFGCRCEGCKNPFGRKEGCTEIIEIEHKRNEEKLDGNPSTKTKGKNPRSMVDSRLSSLTPSVQVTGFSSGVDAAKCLVLPRYLTSPETSGSALVCYERSPGSPMNLISKGSSENAGEDSILAASYDPDSENDLKVDIFSPGWNGFPDICTFSPLEKNSPSNTREPKVLQTRLVRANSLSLHRHGSPVTPLHEFGRSKVPPESDSDSRLNKETIDYTPEILKDSCLPTQAVKASSPKQKRVSPPKRLLHRLRSSSSSGRSGRKFILQSVPSFPPLTPHSNNNRGSGGT; translated from the exons ATGGACATGGATTCACCAGAAGCAACCAACATTTCCGCCCCCGGCTCCGACCCCTCCCCGCCAATCAAG GAATCACCTTTCTCTAGCTATGTTAACACTTTGTCACCATTTCAATATTCTAATTTGGAGCATGGCTTGCAAGCGTATGAAGATCTTAGTTTTCCATCTCCTCAACCTGTATTTACATCACCACATATTTCTCTTCCTAGAAAAGATACTGCGAGAAG TTTCTTATCACTACCCTTGGTTACCTCGGAATCAGTGGTTCAATTGAGCTCTAGAATTCATGAAGGCGATGGCAATCCATCTTCTAAGGATGAAAATAGTGGTGATTCTTCAAGTTTTGTTGACACACTTTTGGAAGATCCACTAGATAATTTTGATAAGGCTTCTTGTAAATTTTCAAGCCAAGCAAAAGAAATGACTCAAATTGTACATGAAATTTGCACTAATGCCAACGTTAATACTATGGAGTCTTCTAAGAATGATTTTGCATACTTGAATTCTGCTACTTCTGCTTCAGCTTTGGTAGATGAATCTATAGATGATGCTGTGGGGCGCTCTGATCCATCTAATTTGAACTCAGAAGTTATAGTTGTTCTGCAACGTCCATTAATTGACTCTAACAGTACCCTTGAACTGAATGATCAAACTTGTGAATACCATACACAAAAAACTTCTGATCATAAGACTACTGAGCAGTTCACCTCATCTGATGTTGAAAAAGTTTTCTCTGGTACTGAAGCATATTTTCCTATTGAACCATCTTTAACTGATGGTGAGACAAAATCTGTTGATGCTGTTGAGATAACCAATAAAATTTCACTTGATGGGCAACCAGTATCAATCATCAACAATAACCCCACAGATAGTATTCATTCACTTTTGGCACCAACAACAGGGGAAAAAGCTGAAGTAGATATGGTGGATCAAGATTTGAATACAACAACCAAATTGACAGGTGTAAGATCACAAGGTTTTTCACAAGTCTCAGATGAATTGCATTCAACCCCTCAATCCTTTGAATTGATTCAGGATTTTCAAGATGTTATCAAAGATCCTGATGTTTCACAAGATAAGATTATACCATCTGCTGACAATCAGATTCCATATGATGAG GACATTGCTCAGCTTCAGCGTGGGATGCGGAAGCGTCTTCAGTTTGAGGCTATCAAAAATACTGCATGCCAAGAACCCAATCAGAATTTTACGTATGATCTCTCTGGTGTAGAACCATCGGATGTTGCTGCCCACATGCTTACTTCAAATGCTTCTCATGCGGAACCATTTGAAACCTGTGGGATGAAGCAAGGCTCTCATTCAGACACTCAAAGTTTCATGCCCGATTTGATGGTTAAACCTGTGGGAAGTTCTTCCTTGCTAGATCCTAGGCCATCTCGTATCGGCTTGCACTTGAACAGCATTGGAAGTATTGGTATGGTAGCTCAATTAATGGGAAAGGATTCATGCTTGGAAGAAAGTTCATTTCTTGGCAGTAATGATCAACTTTCACAAGGTTCAGACATGGAGTCAGTTTCTACAGGCTTAGTAGGACAACATACAGTCGCATTAACTGCAAATGTCCTGAACCCATTTCTTGAATGTGCTAGTGAAGACACTGGAGCCAATGACATTGAAAATCATGTTTTGGAACTTCCAACATCTAGCCATCAAACTCCGCAGTATGCAAAAACTGTACAATTTTCTATGCAGTCAAAGCTTGCTGAGCAATACATAACCCCTCGTAACTTGAAAAGGCCACTTTCTAAAGATGATGACAAGTTTGATAACTCAAGTCAGTCTAGTTCTAGAAAGAAAAG GAGGAAGCCATCTGAAATTGAAGGTCAGAAGCGTTGCAGTTGTAAGAGGTCCAAATGTTTAAAACT TTACTGTGACTGCTTTGCTGCTGGGATATTCTGCACAGAAGTTTGTGGTTGCCAACAGTGCACTAACAAACCAGAAAATGAGGATGCTATCCATGAAGCCAAACATCAGATAGAGTCTCGAAATCCACTTGCATTTGCACCCAAGGTGGTTCTTTGTGTCAGTGATCCTCTAAAAGACAGTGAA GAGACTATGGGGGCAACTCCAAATTCTGCAAGACACAAGAGAGGATGCAATTGCAAAAAGTCACTCTGCCTTAAgaaatattgtgaatgttatCAG ACTGGTGTTGGATGTTCATTTGGATGCCGATGTGAAGGTTGCAAGAATCCTTTTGGCAGGAAAGAGG GATGTACTGAGATCATTGAGATTGAACACAAGCGCAATGAAGAGAAATTGGATGGTAATCCATCCACCAAAACCAAAGGAAAAAACCCTAGAAGCATGGTGGATTCTCGCCTGTCCTCACTAACACCTTCAGTGCAAGTCACAGGGTTTAGCAGTGGAGTTGATGCAGCCAAGTGTTTGGTGCTTCCTCGTTATTTGACTTCACCAGAAACAAGTGGTTCTGCTTTAGTGTGCTATGAAAGATCACCAGGTTCTCCTATGAATTTGATCAGCAAAGGATCCTCTGAAAATGCAGGAGAAGATTCCATATTGGCAGCCTCGTATGACCCGGACTCGGAGAATGATCTGAAAGTCGACATCTTCTCTCCTGGATGGAATGGTTTTCCAGACATATGCACCTTTAGTCCCTTGGAAAAAAATtcgccgagcaacacaagagaaCCCAAAGTTTTACAGACAAGACTAGTCCGAGCAAATTCCTTATCACTTCATCGTCATGGTTCACCAGTGACTCCACTTCATGAGTTCGGCCGAAGCAAGGTACCTCCGGAATCAGATTCTGACAGCAGGCTAAACAAAGAGACGATTGACTATACTCCTGAAATCTTGAAGGATTCCTGCTTGCCTACCCAGGCTGTGAAGGCCAGTTCACCCAAACAGAAACGTGTATCTCCGCCAAAAAGGCTGTTGCATCGGTTGAGAAGCAGCTCTTCCAGCGGTAGAAGTGGCCGCAAGTTCATACTGCAGTCTGTGCCTTCCTTTCCTCCTCTTACTCCTCACAGTAATAATAACAGAGGAAGTGGTGGCACATGA
- the LOC121991715 gene encoding protein FAR1-RELATED SEQUENCE 5-like yields the protein MEYSSSEDDEMVEDSAIFEDDIKAPDVEQQTEEVTSSLQTVSHGGSALASIRNAIENELLAVEDCDEVNQVPSPGMEFESDGAARAFYNAYALRLGFGIRVARSRCERRKGVEVLVMKRFVCLKEGHHKKKVAENSTKKKRKRLSIRDGCPAMMEVVRRGPEKWIISKLVLEHTHIVVSPERVREIQLSRLSGKDREHQDYLKEMRRRVFGEGDAQILINYFRRMQAENAGFFYAMQVDNRNCLTNALWADAKARMSYGYFGDAVTFDTSYRQNKNMMPFAVFTGLNHHGQTIVFACALVMDKTESSFTWVLETWLTAMCGRRPLTITTDQGKAIEAAVAEVFPETCHRLCRWRILSRCQKKLSDVSCRFPDLHDELKMCINESDNVETFEVYWRTILDKYNIGENLWLQSLYSIRHRWVPAYLKGSFFAELSTTHRVETLNRFYRNNFVTECSLQMFIAKLDQEMDSRYEKEAQEDCATLNIQHILKTQSPMEKQAANIYTRMAFEKFQEELVEAFNYYPLKIQDGPISKFSVARDGDASNRHFVVFKESEKKAYCNCFKYEGSGIPCRHLLGLFLVCGTILIPEYCILKRWTRKAKSGLMLQESVHEGQYSEESPISWYNDLLHDAMKCVERGAASAEAYRIAKSMLQTVFAEILGFEESESKGMMLPHVEKAPKRTG from the coding sequence ATGGAGTATTCATCCAGTGAAGACGATGAAATGGTTGAGGACAGTGCTATTTTTGAGGATGACATCAAGGCACCGGATGTTGAACAACAAACAGAAGAAGTCACCTCATCACTTCAGACTGTTTCTCATGGCGGCAGTGCTCTAGCATCGATCAGGAATGCCATTGAAAATGAACTACTTGCTGTTGAAGATTGCGATGAGGTTAACCAGGTACCGTCTCCAGGTATGGAATTTGAATCCGACGGAGCTGCACGTGCATTTTACAATGCCTATGCATTGCGTCTTGGCTTTGGCATTCGAGTTGCACGCTCTCGCTGTGAGAGACGGAAGGGGGTCGAGGTGTTGGTCATGAAGAGGTTTGTATGCCTGAAAGAGGGTCATCACAAGAAGAAGGTTGCTGAGAACAGCACCAAAAAGAAGCGTAAGCGTCTTTCCATAAGGGATGGTTGCCCAGCAATGATGGAGGTTGTTCGAAGGGGACCTGAGAAGTGGATTATCAGTAAGTTGGTGTTGGAGCACACCCATATAGTGGTTAGTCCCGAGAGGGTTCGTGAGATCCAGCTTAGTCGCCTCTCTGGAAAGGATAGGGAACACCAGGACTACTTGAAAGAGATGCGGCGTAGAGTCTTTGGTGAAGGAGATGCACAAATCCTTATCAATTATTTCAGGAGGATGCAGGCAGAGAATGCAGGGTTCTTTTATGCAATGCAAGTTGATAACAGAAACTGCCTGACAAATGCGTTATGGGCTGATGCAAAAGCTAGAATGTCTTATGGTTATTTTGGCGATGCTGTAACTTTTGACACATCATATAGACAGAATAAGAACATGATGCCTTTTGCTGTATTCACGGGTTTGAATCATCACGGGCAGACGATCGTATTTGCTTGTGCTTTGGTTATGGACAAGACAGAATCCTCATTTACTTGGGTATTAGAAACATGGCTGACAGCAATGTGTGGCCGACGACCTCTAACAATCACTACTGATCAAGGCAAGGCTATTGAAGCAGCAGTTGCAGAGGTGTTTCCTGAGACATGTCATCGTTTGTGTAGATGGAGAATCCTATCTAGATGCCAAAAGAAATTATCCGATGTCTCCTGTAGGTTCCCTGACCTACATGATGAACTAAAGATGTGCATTAATGAGTCTGACAATGTGGAAACCTTTGAAGTTTATTGGAGGACAATTCTTGATAAATATAACATTGGTGAGAACCTATGGTTGCAGTCATTATACAGTATTCGTCATAGATGGGTTCCGGCCTATCTAAAAGGTTCCTTCTTTGCAGAGTTGTCTACAACCCATAGAGTAGAAACACTGAACAGGTTTTACCGAAACAACTTTGTCACAGAGTGCTCTTTACAAATGTTTATTGCAAAACTAGACCAAGAAATGGATAGCCGATATGAAAAGGAAGCCCAAGAAGATTGTGCTACGTTGAACATCCAACACATTCTTAAAACTCAGTCACCTATGGAGAAACAGGCTGCCAATATTTACACACGGATGGCATTTGAGAAGTTCCAAGAAGAACTAGTTGAAGCTTTCAATTATTATCCTCTCAAAATTCAAGATGGTCCGATAAGCAAATTTTCTGTTGCAAGGGATGGTGATGCTAGTAATCGACATTTTGTGGTCTTTAAGGAATCTGAGAAAAAAGCGTATTGTAATTGCTTTAAGTATGAAGGTTCAGGAATACCTTGCAGGCATTTACTTGGACTCTTCTTGGTGTGTGGCACCATTCTTATTCCTGAATATTGCATATTGAAACGGTGGACTAGAAAAGCGAAGAGTGGCTTGATGCTACAAGAAAGTGTTCATGAAGGGCAATATTCTGAAGAATCTCCCATCTCGTGGTACAACGATCTATTGCACGATGCCATGAAGTGTGTGGAGAGGGGAGCGGCATCGGCAGAGGCATACAGGATAGCGAAGAGTATGCTACAAACAGTCTTTGCTGAAATTTTAGGATTTGAGGAAAGTGAGAGTAAAGGGATGATGCTCCCTCATGTGGAAAAGGCCCCAAAACGTACCGGTTAG